The Edaphobacter sp. 12200R-103 genome contains a region encoding:
- a CDS encoding HigA family addiction module antitoxin, with product MSITKRKPVSVGEILVEEFLEPLGITQTELAERTGLPRKHVNELCRNRRAITADTALILARVFGNSADFWLNTQRRMDIWEAINTPDRLKRIERAKPLEKVA from the coding sequence ATGTCGATAACGAAGAGAAAGCCGGTCAGTGTCGGGGAGATATTAGTAGAGGAGTTCCTTGAGCCTCTTGGGATCACCCAGACCGAACTTGCCGAGAGAACGGGTCTCCCCAGAAAGCACGTCAACGAGCTTTGCCGCAATCGGCGGGCGATCACTGCAGACACTGCGTTAATTCTGGCTCGAGTGTTCGGCAATTCGGCTGATTTCTGGTTGAACACACAACGTCGGATGGATATCTGGGAAGCGATCAATACACCGGATCGCCTTAAACGAATCGAGAGGGCCAAGCCCCTTGAGAAGGTGGCATAA
- a CDS encoding type II toxin-antitoxin system RelE/ParE family toxin: MVIVLIESWRDRWLQEFFEQDVRPKKIPADLADRLFRKLQMLDDATTDADLRVPPSNHFEKLKGTLTGFHSIRVNGHWRLVFHWERGKATEVYLDDHSYR; encoded by the coding sequence GTGGTAATCGTATTGATTGAGTCATGGCGAGATCGGTGGCTGCAGGAATTCTTCGAGCAGGATGTACGCCCAAAAAAGATTCCTGCCGATCTTGCCGATAGATTGTTCCGGAAACTTCAGATGCTGGACGATGCAACCACCGATGCCGATTTGAGGGTGCCACCGAGCAATCACTTTGAGAAACTGAAAGGCACTCTGACGGGGTTCCACTCCATAAGAGTGAACGGCCACTGGAGACTGGTCTTCCATTGGGAACGAGGAAAAGCAACAGAGGTATACCTGGACGATCATTCGTACAGGTAA